One segment of Anatilimnocola aggregata DNA contains the following:
- a CDS encoding peptidyl-alpha-hydroxyglycine alpha-amidating lyase family protein codes for MTIRFAASWIVVLLVAGVVRPASVMAETYELDRGYSATLPTGLKLGAVPGIAFDSKGGLVVSHRGPRPILVYDADGKLLQMFGDDELTAVHGTRVDADDNIWVTDYKNHTAIKFSPAGKVLLLLGKRDVAGKDETTFNRPTDVAVAANGDLFVSDGYGNSRIVKFTKEGKFIKAWGVKGKGEGQLNLPHCVQFDAQGLLHVADRENNRVQVFDQEGAFVRSYGGFAPFGLFIGPDQTLFVADGRANKCLHVSLTGKLLSEWGTKGTEPGQFLMPHAIAIDRAGKVYVGDIDGHRLQRFIRRE; via the coding sequence ATGACAATTCGTTTTGCGGCAAGTTGGATCGTCGTTTTGCTGGTCGCGGGTGTCGTCCGTCCGGCGAGCGTGATGGCCGAAACGTACGAACTCGATCGCGGTTATTCGGCCACCCTGCCGACCGGCTTAAAGCTGGGAGCAGTGCCTGGAATTGCTTTCGATTCCAAAGGTGGCCTTGTCGTTTCTCACCGCGGTCCGCGCCCGATTTTGGTTTACGATGCCGACGGCAAGTTGCTCCAAATGTTCGGCGACGATGAACTGACGGCCGTGCACGGCACGCGGGTCGATGCCGACGACAACATCTGGGTCACCGATTACAAAAATCACACGGCCATCAAATTTTCCCCAGCGGGCAAGGTATTACTGCTGCTGGGCAAGCGCGATGTGGCGGGCAAAGACGAGACGACCTTCAACCGGCCGACTGACGTTGCCGTCGCGGCCAACGGAGATCTGTTTGTCTCCGATGGTTACGGCAACAGTCGAATCGTGAAGTTCACCAAGGAAGGTAAATTCATCAAGGCCTGGGGCGTGAAGGGAAAAGGCGAGGGGCAATTGAACTTGCCCCACTGCGTGCAGTTCGATGCCCAGGGACTGCTGCACGTTGCCGACCGCGAGAACAACCGCGTCCAAGTGTTTGATCAGGAAGGGGCGTTCGTGCGCAGCTACGGCGGCTTCGCTCCGTTCGGACTGTTTATTGGTCCCGACCAAACACTGTTTGTCGCCGATGGTCGAGCCAACAAGTGCCTGCACGTGAGCCTTACGGGCAAGCTCCTTTCCGAATGGGGAACCAAAGGGACGGAGCCGGGGCAGTTTCTGATGCCGCACGCGATTGCCATAGATCGGGCCGGAAAGGTCTACGTCGGCGATATCGATGGCCATCGACTGCAACGCTTTATTCGCCGCGAGTAA
- a CDS encoding alpha-amylase family glycosyl hydrolase codes for MSRYPLLYQVNTRVWLTELAHQLKRPATLDDIPDAALDRWAAAGFDWIWLLSVWQTGAEGERISRTNPEWLKEFHETLPDLRDEDIPGSGFAITAYDVHANLGGDVALARLRARMKQRGLKLMLDFVPNHTGLDHHWVADHPEYYVPGTEQDLAREPQNYVRVKRQAGDLVLAYGRDPYFSGWPDTLQLNYGNPATQAALIGELRKIGRQCDGLRCDMAMLVLPDIFEKTWGLPMQPFWPQAIPQVRELVPGFCFMAEVYWDREWELQQQGFDYTYDKRLYDRLRDRHARPVREHFWAGLDYQNKLARFLENHDEPRAAATFPPGVHEAAAVITYLSPGLRFFHQGQFEGRLKRISPHLGRAPEEPKNEQLAAFYDRLLAALHDDSVRNGDWQLVECDSAWEQNETQDNFVVFAWQHSSGERRVVAVNYSDQQSQCLAHLPFGDLAGQGWQLRDCLSEDLYHWNGDDLVHSGLYLDMRPWQAAIYALEPVKS; via the coding sequence ATGTCGCGTTATCCTCTCCTTTATCAAGTCAACACTCGGGTCTGGCTTACCGAACTTGCCCACCAACTGAAGCGGCCAGCAACGCTCGACGACATTCCAGACGCAGCGCTCGATCGGTGGGCTGCTGCTGGCTTCGATTGGATCTGGCTCCTCAGCGTGTGGCAAACGGGTGCCGAGGGGGAGCGGATTTCGCGCACCAATCCGGAGTGGCTCAAGGAGTTCCACGAAACGTTGCCTGACCTGCGCGACGAGGACATCCCCGGTTCCGGGTTCGCCATCACTGCTTACGATGTGCATGCGAATCTCGGTGGTGATGTGGCTCTGGCGCGTTTGCGCGCTCGCATGAAGCAGCGCGGGCTGAAGTTGATGCTCGACTTCGTACCCAATCACACGGGGCTCGATCATCATTGGGTCGCGGACCATCCGGAGTACTACGTGCCCGGGACCGAGCAGGATCTGGCCCGAGAGCCGCAGAATTATGTCCGGGTCAAAAGACAAGCTGGCGACCTCGTGCTCGCGTATGGTCGCGATCCCTACTTCTCGGGTTGGCCAGACACGCTGCAGCTCAACTATGGCAACCCCGCCACGCAGGCGGCGCTGATCGGAGAACTGCGCAAGATTGGCCGGCAATGCGATGGCCTGCGCTGCGATATGGCCATGCTCGTGCTGCCAGACATCTTCGAAAAAACCTGGGGATTGCCGATGCAGCCGTTCTGGCCCCAGGCGATTCCGCAGGTCCGCGAATTGGTGCCGGGATTCTGCTTCATGGCCGAAGTTTATTGGGACCGCGAATGGGAATTGCAACAGCAGGGCTTTGACTACACGTACGACAAGCGACTCTACGATCGCTTGCGCGACCGGCACGCTCGCCCCGTCCGCGAGCATTTTTGGGCAGGCCTCGATTATCAAAATAAGCTTGCCCGGTTCTTGGAGAACCACGACGAACCGCGGGCGGCAGCGACATTCCCCCCTGGCGTTCACGAAGCAGCAGCGGTAATCACCTATTTATCGCCCGGCCTGCGGTTCTTCCATCAGGGACAGTTCGAGGGTCGCTTGAAGCGAATTTCGCCACATCTGGGGCGCGCGCCGGAGGAACCAAAGAACGAGCAACTAGCCGCCTTTTACGACCGCCTGCTGGCCGCTTTGCATGACGATTCTGTGCGGAATGGAGACTGGCAGTTGGTCGAATGCGACTCCGCTTGGGAGCAAAACGAGACACAAGACAACTTCGTGGTCTTTGCCTGGCAGCACAGCAGCGGCGAGCGGCGCGTGGTGGCTGTTAACTACTCCGATCAGCAAAGCCAGTGCCTCGCGCACTTGCCATTTGGTGATCTTGCCGGTCAGGGCTGGCAGCTACGCGATTGCTTGAGCGAGGACCTTTATCATTGGAATGGCGATGACTTGGTCCACAGCGGACTGTATCTCGACATGCGTCCCTGGCAAGCGGCGATCTATGCCCTGGAACCAGTAAAGTCTTAA
- a CDS encoding MGH1-like glycoside hydrolase domain-containing protein, translating into MTAEHDRLSAARNQETPWKKWGPYLSERQWGTVREDYSEGGDAWNYFTHDQARSRAYRWGEDGIAGIADDQQRLCFAVALWNGQDSILKERLFGLTNSEGNHGEDVKEYYFYLDSTPTHSYMKYLYKYPQVAFPYADLVQTSRQRGRAEFEYELLDTGAFNENRYFDVFVEYAKTTPEEILVQITVENRGPDTAEIHVLPTLWFRNQWSWHNQAARPSLQQIAATQEGSIVKGVDEELGERYLYCAGAAPLLFTENETNTQRIFGVANPTPYVKDGINNFVVQGQTGAVNPAQTGTKVAPHYRLQIPAGGKQVLQLRLTDAPPTTGGNGKSSLSFGAPFAAAMDGKRRECDEFYQAITPPKLSADEANVMRQALAGMLWSKQFYHYDVDRWLEERGSDPFKPSRKLAPRNDQWHHMFNGDIISMPDKWEYPWYAAWDLAFHVIALTLVDADFGKQQLKLMLRERYMHPNGQIPAYEWNFGDVNPPVHAWATIFTYRLDKGQQGAGDKDWLKSCFQKLLLNFTWWVNRKDRSGRNVFEGGFLGLDNIGVFDRSAPLPTGGYLEQADGTAWMALFCQNMLDIAGELAMTDPDYEDMVLKFTEHFLWIASSMGHVGENCGMWDEEDGFYYDVLRLPNGESQRLKVRSMVGLLPLCAATAFDGVLLRKQPALGKRLLRFLEQRPEIRAAIHDPMQAGVNGRHLASILDETRLRRVLAKMLDENEFLSEFGLRSLSKFHADHPYMFETGGQMYGVGYLPAESDSGMFGGNSNWRGPIWMPVNALVIRALLQYYTFYGDNLQVECPTGSGQMMNLYQVAEEIGRRLGNIFLQNEAGQRAVFGGAEKFQNDPHWRDYLQFYEYFHGDNGAGLGANHQTGWTGIIARIMHLFATLTPAKALAESKQAYFNADTKPRPATESLAGTP; encoded by the coding sequence ATGACCGCCGAACACGACCGCTTGTCCGCTGCTCGCAATCAGGAAACACCCTGGAAGAAATGGGGGCCGTATCTGAGCGAGCGGCAATGGGGGACGGTTCGTGAAGATTACAGCGAAGGGGGCGACGCGTGGAACTATTTCACCCACGATCAGGCCCGCTCGCGCGCCTATCGTTGGGGCGAAGATGGCATCGCGGGCATCGCCGACGATCAACAGCGGCTTTGCTTTGCGGTCGCCCTTTGGAATGGCCAAGACTCCATTCTCAAAGAACGGCTGTTTGGCTTGACCAACAGCGAAGGCAATCACGGCGAAGACGTCAAAGAGTACTACTTCTATCTCGACTCCACGCCGACACACTCGTACATGAAGTACTTGTACAAGTATCCGCAAGTCGCGTTTCCCTATGCCGACCTCGTACAAACCAGCCGCCAGCGAGGCCGGGCCGAATTCGAATACGAACTGCTTGATACGGGCGCGTTCAACGAGAATCGCTACTTCGATGTCTTCGTCGAGTATGCCAAAACAACGCCCGAAGAAATTCTCGTTCAGATCACGGTCGAGAACCGCGGGCCAGACACAGCCGAGATTCACGTGCTGCCAACACTCTGGTTTCGCAATCAATGGTCGTGGCACAATCAAGCTGCGCGACCCTCGCTGCAGCAAATCGCTGCCACGCAGGAAGGCAGCATTGTGAAGGGGGTCGATGAAGAACTGGGCGAGCGATATCTCTATTGCGCCGGAGCTGCTCCGCTCCTCTTCACCGAGAATGAAACGAACACACAGCGCATCTTTGGTGTTGCCAATCCTACGCCTTATGTAAAGGACGGCATTAACAACTTCGTCGTCCAAGGCCAGACCGGCGCGGTCAATCCAGCCCAAACGGGCACTAAGGTCGCGCCGCACTATCGTCTGCAAATACCAGCTGGTGGCAAGCAAGTTCTGCAACTGCGCCTGACCGACGCTCCGCCCACGACTGGCGGAAACGGTAAGTCGAGTTTGTCGTTTGGTGCTCCGTTCGCTGCTGCGATGGATGGCAAGCGGCGGGAATGCGACGAGTTCTACCAGGCCATCACGCCCCCCAAACTGTCGGCCGATGAAGCCAACGTCATGCGGCAAGCACTTGCCGGCATGCTCTGGAGCAAACAGTTCTATCACTACGATGTGGACCGCTGGCTGGAAGAGCGTGGTTCCGATCCGTTTAAGCCTTCCCGCAAACTGGCACCGCGCAACGACCAGTGGCATCACATGTTCAACGGCGACATCATCTCGATGCCGGACAAGTGGGAGTATCCGTGGTACGCCGCTTGGGATCTCGCCTTTCATGTGATCGCGCTCACCCTCGTAGATGCCGACTTCGGCAAGCAGCAGCTCAAGTTGATGCTCCGCGAACGGTACATGCACCCGAACGGGCAGATTCCCGCCTATGAATGGAACTTCGGCGACGTGAATCCTCCGGTTCATGCCTGGGCCACGATCTTTACTTATCGTCTGGACAAGGGACAGCAAGGCGCAGGAGACAAAGATTGGCTGAAGAGTTGCTTCCAAAAGCTGCTGTTGAATTTCACTTGGTGGGTGAACCGCAAGGACCGCTCGGGCCGCAATGTGTTCGAAGGTGGCTTCCTCGGGCTCGATAACATTGGTGTGTTTGACCGCAGCGCGCCGCTGCCCACCGGCGGATACCTGGAGCAGGCCGATGGTACAGCCTGGATGGCTCTCTTTTGCCAGAACATGCTCGACATTGCCGGTGAATTGGCAATGACCGATCCCGATTACGAAGATATGGTGCTCAAGTTCACCGAACACTTCCTGTGGATTGCCTCATCAATGGGGCACGTTGGCGAGAACTGCGGCATGTGGGACGAAGAAGATGGCTTCTATTACGACGTGCTGCGGCTCCCCAATGGCGAATCGCAGCGCCTGAAAGTCCGCTCGATGGTCGGTCTGCTGCCGCTGTGCGCTGCGACAGCGTTCGATGGCGTACTGCTCCGTAAGCAGCCCGCACTCGGCAAGCGATTGTTGCGGTTCTTAGAACAGCGTCCGGAAATCCGCGCCGCCATTCATGATCCAATGCAGGCAGGAGTCAATGGGCGACACCTTGCTTCGATTCTGGATGAAACCCGTCTGCGCCGAGTGTTAGCCAAAATGCTCGATGAAAACGAGTTTCTTAGCGAGTTTGGTTTGCGTTCACTGTCGAAGTTTCACGCGGACCATCCCTACATGTTCGAGACGGGTGGGCAGATGTATGGCGTGGGTTACCTCCCCGCCGAATCCGACTCCGGCATGTTCGGTGGCAACTCCAATTGGCGCGGGCCCATCTGGATGCCGGTAAACGCGCTCGTGATTCGCGCGCTGCTGCAATACTACACGTTCTATGGCGACAATCTTCAAGTCGAATGCCCGACGGGTTCCGGGCAAATGATGAATCTGTACCAGGTCGCGGAAGAAATCGGCCGCCGACTCGGGAACATCTTTCTGCAGAATGAAGCCGGCCAGCGCGCTGTGTTTGGCGGCGCGGAGAAGTTTCAGAACGATCCGCATTGGCGCGACTATCTGCAGTTTTACGAATACTTTCATGGCGATAATGGCGCCGGACTGGGCGCGAACCATCAAACGGGTTGGACGGGAATCATCGCCCGCATCATGCATTTGTTTGCCACGCTGACGCCCGCCAAGGCGCTCGCCGAAAGCAAGCAGGCCTATTTTAATGCGGACACAAAACCGCGGCCGGCAACCGAGTCACTGGCTGGCACGCCGTAA
- the ppk2 gene encoding polyphosphate kinase 2 yields MSRDKKRKQNEPPVEALSRKEYDRELKRLHVELVKLQEWVKHKGLKICIVFEGRDGAGKGGTIKAITERVSPRVFRVVALPAPTDREKSQMYVQRYAPHFPAAGEVVIFDRSWYNRAGVERVMEFCSPEQAQRFLEVAPHFEKAMVESGITLIKYWLEVSPEEQTRRLEGRINDGRKTWKLTPMDLKSYSRWYDYSRARDEMFEATDTEFAPWHCVHSDDKKRARLNIIAHLLSQIPYKELPRSKIELPKRQKPGNYQEPDYPFKFIKEHF; encoded by the coding sequence ATGAGCCGCGATAAAAAGCGCAAGCAGAACGAACCACCTGTGGAGGCACTTTCGCGCAAGGAGTACGACCGCGAACTCAAAAGGTTGCACGTGGAACTGGTGAAGTTGCAAGAGTGGGTGAAGCACAAAGGGCTGAAGATTTGTATCGTCTTCGAGGGACGAGACGGCGCTGGCAAGGGTGGCACGATCAAAGCCATCACCGAGCGCGTCAGCCCGCGCGTGTTTCGCGTCGTGGCGCTCCCGGCACCGACCGATCGCGAGAAGTCTCAGATGTATGTCCAGCGCTACGCGCCGCACTTTCCCGCCGCTGGCGAAGTCGTGATCTTCGACCGCAGCTGGTACAACCGCGCCGGCGTCGAGCGCGTGATGGAGTTTTGTTCGCCGGAGCAAGCCCAGCGATTTCTGGAAGTGGCGCCACATTTCGAAAAGGCCATGGTCGAGTCAGGCATCACGTTGATTAAGTACTGGCTCGAAGTCAGCCCCGAGGAGCAGACGCGACGTTTGGAGGGGCGAATCAACGACGGTCGCAAGACGTGGAAACTCACGCCGATGGATCTTAAGTCGTACAGCCGATGGTACGACTACTCGCGCGCCCGCGACGAAATGTTCGAGGCAACCGATACCGAATTTGCTCCCTGGCATTGCGTCCATTCCGACGATAAGAAACGAGCGCGGCTCAACATCATCGCGCATTTGCTCAGCCAGATTCCGTACAAAGAGTTGCCGCGATCCAAGATTGAACTTCCGAAGCGACAGAAGCCAGGCAACTACCAGGAGCCTGATTATCCGTTCAAGTTCATTAAGGAGCATTTCTAG
- a CDS encoding SgcJ/EcaC family oxidoreductase: MKEQFKWLAILASVLVSASAWAAEPSADETKIRQAVTSYVNAFNQGNAKALAALWSPEAVYTNPDSGEQVVGRAAIETQFASIFAAAKGAKLEATTESIQFVSPNVAIEQGTAKVLSAKGDPEESGYSAVYVKRDGEWLLDRVTEESPPVVQSNYEHLKSLEWMVGTWVDQDEQSTIETTCHWAKNQNFLVRSFTISARDRIKLSGMQIIGWDPAAKKIRSWVFDSNGGFGEGSWSKKGNAWHVQTSGTAADGRKVSSVNIITYVSNDQFTWQIVNGQIGDELLPNIDEVLVVRQKTE, from the coding sequence ATGAAAGAACAATTTAAGTGGCTGGCGATACTCGCCAGCGTGTTGGTGAGCGCGAGTGCTTGGGCTGCCGAACCCTCGGCCGACGAAACAAAAATTCGCCAGGCGGTAACCAGCTATGTAAACGCGTTCAATCAGGGGAACGCGAAAGCACTGGCCGCGCTATGGTCGCCGGAGGCTGTCTACACCAATCCGGATAGCGGCGAGCAAGTGGTCGGACGGGCCGCGATTGAAACGCAATTCGCCTCGATCTTCGCGGCAGCGAAAGGAGCGAAGCTGGAAGCCACTACCGAGAGCATTCAATTCGTTTCGCCAAATGTGGCGATCGAACAAGGGACGGCGAAAGTCCTGTCGGCAAAGGGGGATCCAGAAGAGTCTGGTTACTCTGCCGTGTATGTGAAACGCGATGGCGAGTGGCTGCTTGATCGCGTTACCGAAGAATCGCCGCCGGTGGTGCAGTCGAACTACGAACATCTCAAGTCGCTCGAGTGGATGGTTGGCACCTGGGTCGACCAGGACGAACAGAGCACGATCGAAACGACCTGCCATTGGGCCAAGAACCAGAACTTTCTGGTCCGCTCATTCACAATCTCTGCCCGCGATCGCATCAAACTCTCGGGCATGCAAATCATCGGTTGGGATCCAGCCGCCAAGAAGATTCGCTCGTGGGTCTTCGATTCGAACGGCGGCTTCGGCGAAGGTAGTTGGAGCAAGAAGGGTAACGCCTGGCACGTGCAAACGTCGGGCACTGCTGCGGATGGACGAAAAGTGTCGTCGGTCAACATCATCACCTACGTAAGCAACGATCAGTTCACGTGGCAGATCGTTAACGGCCAAATCGGCGACGAATTGCTGCCGAACATCGACGAAGTGCTCGTCGTGCGGCAAAAGACCGAGTGA
- a CDS encoding outer membrane protein assembly factor BamB family protein, which yields MKSFTLLVVLCCATVAAAADQWPQLQGDSLRSGNHPETVLPAKLGLVGAVPLTDGIYAAPVIADGKVYAIDGAGVVTCLDASSLKVLWTFATRGGAGNCNNVAAPAISGKYLHVGTTAGYYYVLDRESGEVVRELDCQEPIFSAPAAGNGRVYFATLGAQVYAVEPDGTLVWTWDFVKEVVKFTGNRWSGEDWLKERQGRVNWRDHFVCSRDICLIGKTVVIPAGGRTVFLDDAGANPQLRVAGEIPAFDGSEFPATFGQSADAAGNVYVQWHRRDNAGRVEILKLDGEKLKTDFIKNTQTAIQLPGLLSFAAVSIRGNDVYRVRPEQGLGLCRHTSGQDQPTVLCPAASICPPVLTRDHAIYGGLDGKLYVVPLAGGEPTSLATAHGSALTAPVAVAAGRIFAPCEDGYLYVFGADGNAPLPTKNLDVAKIRSPLTGKFAAAKYDWYTNYGDFGSTNANLQDLAPPLRMRWARRLEGTVKHLPVCGGGRMYSHTAEGQIIAVEQDTGRLLWRRYWPDVYLSFTSPLYYDGTLLIPQAGMKRSVMRCLDAATGELLWEAPFTGSPSWSRQFPPVVHGNLAIYASGSGEYAPQGTEKPYTFKGAPQAAADGREVMSWIYSNDNPYYPKDNRPLLWAWDLDTGKVVWQKDFSEHGRGGNDCGICLLDGKLFYSTFFGYSASHRARRGLPPENNGLTACLEPKTGEVVWLSNKHFVTAKCTLTGKDGRIYIGGFNPAKEDTKDRFVWCLDAKDGSLIWQSDVVTSALNVVTVGDQFIFSNALRGRGNVFDRQTGKVVGGVDHNYACCRFTMSGSYILGANMDMIDLAAGSKLVSTGPAIDSRECLGAIVSNGRIFYMSQASGFVVSQTYGEESKRLPAVWERP from the coding sequence ATGAAATCGTTCACGTTACTCGTCGTGCTTTGTTGTGCAACCGTTGCTGCCGCCGCGGATCAATGGCCGCAGCTCCAAGGAGACTCTCTCCGCTCGGGCAATCACCCCGAGACGGTGCTCCCCGCGAAACTGGGGCTGGTGGGAGCGGTTCCGCTGACCGACGGCATCTACGCCGCGCCGGTCATTGCCGATGGCAAGGTCTATGCCATCGATGGAGCCGGCGTCGTTACGTGCTTGGATGCCTCCTCGCTGAAGGTTCTATGGACATTCGCGACTCGTGGTGGCGCGGGAAATTGCAACAACGTGGCAGCCCCTGCCATCAGCGGTAAATATCTTCACGTTGGCACTACGGCCGGTTACTACTATGTGCTCGATCGTGAAAGTGGCGAGGTCGTTCGCGAGCTTGATTGCCAGGAACCAATTTTTTCAGCGCCCGCTGCTGGTAACGGCCGCGTCTATTTCGCGACCCTCGGCGCGCAGGTGTATGCAGTTGAGCCCGATGGCACGCTCGTCTGGACTTGGGACTTCGTGAAGGAAGTCGTCAAGTTCACGGGCAATCGCTGGAGCGGTGAGGATTGGCTGAAGGAGCGACAAGGGCGAGTGAACTGGCGCGACCACTTTGTCTGCTCGCGCGATATCTGCCTCATCGGCAAGACGGTGGTAATTCCCGCCGGTGGCAGGACTGTTTTTCTGGATGACGCCGGCGCCAATCCCCAGCTGCGCGTGGCCGGGGAAATTCCGGCCTTCGATGGCTCTGAATTCCCCGCTACCTTTGGCCAAAGCGCCGATGCGGCGGGGAATGTGTATGTCCAGTGGCATCGTCGCGATAACGCGGGGCGCGTGGAGATTCTCAAGCTCGACGGCGAGAAGCTGAAGACCGACTTCATTAAGAACACGCAAACGGCCATTCAATTGCCAGGGCTCCTCAGTTTCGCAGCGGTTAGTATTCGGGGGAACGATGTCTATCGCGTGCGCCCCGAACAAGGTTTGGGCTTGTGCCGGCATACTTCAGGTCAAGATCAACCCACGGTCCTTTGTCCCGCAGCATCAATTTGTCCACCCGTGCTGACGCGTGACCATGCCATCTATGGTGGGCTCGACGGCAAGTTATATGTCGTACCCCTGGCGGGCGGTGAGCCCACTTCGCTTGCCACCGCCCACGGCTCCGCGCTCACCGCTCCGGTCGCCGTGGCCGCTGGCCGAATCTTCGCCCCCTGTGAAGATGGTTACCTGTATGTCTTTGGTGCCGACGGCAACGCACCTCTTCCCACGAAGAATCTCGACGTTGCCAAGATCCGCAGCCCGCTGACGGGCAAGTTCGCTGCAGCCAAGTACGACTGGTACACCAACTACGGCGACTTCGGCTCGACAAATGCCAACCTGCAGGACCTGGCTCCGCCGCTGCGCATGCGCTGGGCCCGCCGACTGGAAGGAACCGTTAAGCATCTGCCCGTCTGCGGTGGCGGACGGATGTACTCGCACACTGCCGAAGGTCAGATCATTGCCGTCGAACAAGACACCGGCCGGCTGCTCTGGCGTCGCTATTGGCCCGATGTCTATCTTTCGTTCACGTCCCCCCTCTACTACGACGGCACACTGCTAATTCCTCAAGCAGGGATGAAACGCTCGGTGATGCGTTGCCTGGATGCCGCCACCGGCGAACTTCTCTGGGAAGCTCCGTTCACCGGTTCGCCCAGTTGGAGCCGACAATTCCCACCCGTGGTTCACGGCAATCTCGCCATCTATGCCTCTGGTTCCGGCGAGTATGCTCCGCAAGGAACCGAGAAACCCTACACCTTCAAAGGAGCCCCTCAAGCCGCGGCCGATGGTCGCGAGGTCATGAGTTGGATCTATTCCAACGACAATCCGTATTACCCCAAAGACAATCGCCCGCTGTTGTGGGCTTGGGACTTGGATACCGGCAAAGTCGTGTGGCAGAAGGATTTTTCCGAACATGGCCGCGGCGGTAACGACTGCGGCATCTGCCTGCTCGATGGCAAGTTGTTCTATTCCACCTTCTTTGGCTATTCGGCCAGCCATCGTGCCCGCCGCGGGCTCCCACCCGAGAACAACGGCTTGACGGCCTGTCTCGAACCCAAGACGGGCGAGGTCGTGTGGCTCTCGAATAAGCACTTCGTCACCGCCAAGTGTACGCTCACGGGCAAAGATGGCCGCATCTATATCGGCGGCTTTAACCCCGCCAAAGAAGACACCAAAGATCGTTTTGTCTGGTGCCTGGATGCCAAAGATGGTTCACTCATCTGGCAGTCCGACGTGGTCACTTCTGCCTTGAATGTCGTGACCGTTGGCGATCAATTCATCTTCTCGAACGCGCTGCGTGGTCGCGGCAACGTCTTCGATCGCCAGACGGGCAAAGTCGTGGGGGGAGTCGACCACAACTATGCCTGCTGCCGCTTCACCATGTCGGGCTCTTATATTCTCGGCGCGAACATGGACATGATCGACCTGGCTGCCGGCAGCAAACTCGTCTCGACCGGCCCCGCCATCGACTCGCGCGAATGCCTGGGCGCGATTGTTTCCAACGGTCGTATTTTTTACATGTCCCAGGCCAGCGGGTTTGTCGTTTCGCAAACCTACGGCGAAGAATCAAAGCGTTTGCCCGCAGTGTGGGAACGACCATAA
- a CDS encoding leucine-rich repeat domain-containing protein → MSQSNQSSRFITRFALVLLCTFVIAVWLLRAEGFRSWLGRDQSPASAPEPSWEAQLNAVKQGKSDRIEITQTPIGDEQLQQLTELAELRELLIDQGKMTDGGLAAISKLPSLEHLRIRGARIGDLGLQQIGEIKSLKRLNLPQADFTDEGLGALSHLPELELLRFGSPRVTDVGIAKLVKVPSLRWLHLIEIPVTDAAMKPIGEMKQLESLYLDGARISDAGYDQLFKARPNLHLHVDQRHHDRDPHKHDHSH, encoded by the coding sequence ATGAGTCAGTCCAACCAATCGTCCCGCTTCATCACACGCTTCGCGCTCGTGCTCCTGTGCACTTTCGTGATAGCGGTTTGGCTCTTGCGGGCCGAAGGGTTTCGCTCGTGGCTGGGCCGGGACCAATCGCCGGCGAGCGCACCAGAGCCGAGTTGGGAGGCGCAGCTCAACGCGGTCAAGCAAGGCAAGTCCGATCGAATTGAAATCACCCAAACGCCGATCGGCGATGAGCAGCTCCAGCAACTGACCGAGCTAGCGGAACTGCGTGAATTGTTGATCGATCAGGGAAAAATGACGGACGGCGGTTTGGCGGCAATCTCCAAGCTCCCCAGCTTGGAACACTTGCGAATTCGTGGTGCTCGCATTGGGGATCTTGGCCTGCAGCAAATCGGTGAGATCAAGTCGCTCAAGCGGCTTAATTTGCCCCAGGCAGACTTCACCGACGAAGGGCTGGGGGCGTTATCGCATCTGCCTGAGTTGGAGTTGTTGCGGTTCGGCAGTCCCCGCGTGACGGATGTCGGAATCGCGAAGCTCGTCAAAGTTCCGTCGCTTCGTTGGCTCCACTTGATCGAGATTCCCGTTACCGATGCTGCCATGAAGCCGATTGGCGAGATGAAGCAGTTGGAATCGCTCTATCTGGATGGCGCACGCATCAGCGACGCAGGTTACGATCAACTCTTCAAAGCTCGCCCGAACCTGCACCTGCACGTCGACCAGCGGCATCACGACCGCGATCCCCACAAGCACGATCACAGCCACTAG